From Nitrososphaerales archaeon:
AAGCGATAATCAAAGTCGTGAAGGATACCGATGGTGATGTCGTAGTAGTGGGTAATAATGAAATAATGAAGGCGTTAAAGCATCTATATCGTCTAGGCTTTATAGTAGAACCGACTTCAGCTACCGCTTATGCTGCATTCGATAGGTTGAAGTATAAGATTGGGAGAAGGGTTTTGATACCGTTAACCGGTAATGGTATGAAGACGATCGATAGATTCACATCGATGTTCACATAATCCTTCTCTTCTTAGAAGATTGTATTGTTATATTTTTATCGATTCAGTGTCAGATTTTTTTAAAAAATTATTTTTTTGTTGTGATCTTAACACCAATCCATGATCATTTTCACCTTATAGCCCATTATAGCTATTACCAAATACTGATAGTTTTTCGAATATATCGAACTTTAAAGGTTCTTCCAGTTGCGTAAGAGTTGTGTAATGAGTCGTACACCGAAACCCGTAGCACCCTTCGGTATGTATGTCTTCTCCAAACTACCCTCTTGTGTGTATGCGGTACCAGCGATATCTAAATGCACCCATGGATAATTCTCTACAAATTTGCTGAGGAAGATCGCACCGATGATCGCTCCCGCTGCCCTTCCGCCTACATTCTTCATATCTGCCACTTCACTCTTGATAAATTCACCGTACTCCTTCCATAAAGGCAACTCCCAAACCATTTCTCCAGATAACTTTGCTGCCTCCATCAACCCCTTCTTCAAACGCTGATCATTCCCCATCATACCACACGTTAAAGTTCCGAGGGCTATTACACATGCTCCAGTCAGTGTGGCTAGATCGATGATCGCTTCAGGCTTATACTGAGTAGCGTACGATATGGCATCGGCAAGTATCAATCTACCCTCGGCATCCGTATTGATGACCTCTACAGTCTTCCCTCCATATATCTTGATAATATCACCAGGCTTGTACGCTTTACCACTTGGCAGATTCTCCGTAGCGGGTATAATACCTATAACACGTAACGGTAGTTTGAGTTTAGCTACCGTCTGCATAATCGCTATCACTGCAGAACCTCCAGATTTATCGTACTTCATCTCATCCATCCTCTCACTAGGCTTGATCGATATACCCCCACTATCGAATGTGATCGCTTTACCGATCAGTACTATGGGAGATACTCGATCATTCAATGGATTATACTCCAGAATGATGAATTTTGGCGGCTGATCACTACCCCTCGATACATTTAATATCCCGCCCATGCCCAACCGTTCCATATCCTCACGCTCCAAAATTTGACACTTTAACCCACAATCCTTAGCGACTTCTATAGCCTTCTCAGCCAGAAATGTAGGAGTGCCTATATTACTCGGCATATTGGCCAAATCTCTTGCGAGCTTTACCCCTTCCACTATAATTCCGCCAACCTTTACCCCTTCATAGATCTTCGGAACCAAGCCTTCATTCGGTGTGTAGATGATCAATTTCTTTACTAACTTCGCCCTCTCATCCTTTTCCGTTTTGTACTGATCGAATCGGTATAGTGCCAACTCACTACCTTCTAGAACGCTCTGTGCTATTATATCAGCATCAAACTCCGTACCCTCAAGGAATAGTTGGGCATAGCTTTCTAATCCGAGTTCACGTACGATCTGCGCAACCTTTCCCGATGCTATTCTAACGACTTCTAAATTGAACTCCTTCTTCTCTCCCAAACCTACCATCAGTACCCTTTTGATCTTAAGTTTGCCCATCGTATGGATAAGATTGGTCTGATTCAACCTGCCTTGAAACTCTTGAGCCTCTATGAGCCTCGTTATCAGACCGTCCAATGCTCTATCGATGAACTTTATAGTTTCTGATAATCCTTCCTTTTCAAAAAGGTTTACCGCGAGTAGCTCATAATCCTTAACTTCAATATTGCCACTCTCTACTACTACCTCCATCTCCCATCGATGATTATTGATCTAAATGGATAGATATACCATTTTCTATTTCTATCTCTATCTTATTCAGATGATGATGAGATGTGAATGTAAACGGAATCGATGGTATCTTCGAATAATTATCAATAGAGTGG
This genomic window contains:
- a CDS encoding leucyl aminopeptidase, whose amino-acid sequence is MEVVVESGNIEVKDYELLAVNLFEKEGLSETIKFIDRALDGLITRLIEAQEFQGRLNQTNLIHTMGKLKIKRVLMVGLGEKKEFNLEVVRIASGKVAQIVRELGLESYAQLFLEGTEFDADIIAQSVLEGSELALYRFDQYKTEKDERAKLVKKLIIYTPNEGLVPKIYEGVKVGGIIVEGVKLARDLANMPSNIGTPTFLAEKAIEVAKDCGLKCQILEREDMERLGMGGILNVSRGSDQPPKFIILEYNPLNDRVSPIVLIGKAITFDSGGISIKPSERMDEMKYDKSGGSAVIAIMQTVAKLKLPLRVIGIIPATENLPSGKAYKPGDIIKIYGGKTVEVINTDAEGRLILADAISYATQYKPEAIIDLATLTGACVIALGTLTCGMMGNDQRLKKGLMEAAKLSGEMVWELPLWKEYGEFIKSEVADMKNVGGRAAGAIIGAIFLSKFVENYPWVHLDIAGTAYTQEGSLEKTYIPKGATGFGVRLITQLLRNWKNL